The Deltaproteobacteria bacterium sequence GCGGCGACGTCCGGCAGCGCGGCCGGGTCCAGGCGCGCCGCCGGCACGCGCGCCACGCCGACGGGTTGTCCGCGGTCGACCAACTGCGTCGGCCGGCGCCACGACGCCGCCTCGACCAACAACCGCGGGTCCAGCAGGACCGACGCATCGACCAGCACGACCTCGCCGGCATCGGCGACTGCGGCGGCCAGCGCCGGCTCGCCGGGCACCCACACGCCGAGCCCGGGCCGGTGGGCGAGCGCCGCCGCGACCCGGTCGCGCACCGCGGGCGCCGCGACGACGCCCGCCACCCGGAAGCCGGCGCGCACCAGCGCCTCGACCGCGCGGTCGACCGCCGCGCGTCCGCCGTAGCGCAGGACGGCGGCGGCATCGGACGCGACAACGAGCGCCGGAGCATCTGCGGTCATGGCGGCGCAGTGTACCCGGACCGCGAGCCGCGTGCGCAACGTCGACGGCCGGTGCCGCAGGTTGCCGTCGCCCCGCGGCGCGTGACGCGCCGCACGCGGCGCTTTACCGGTTTGCGACCGCGTGCTACACGCAGACGAACCGTGCTCGACCGAGCCCTATACGCGCCGTTTCTCGCGCAGATCGTCGTCACCCGCTACTGCAACCTGGACTGCGGCTACTGCTCCGAGTACGACAAGGTGTCCCAGCCGATCCCGGTGGCCGAACTCAAGCGGCGGATCGACAAGCTGCGCGAGCTGGGCACGTTCGCGATCGAGTTCACCGGCGGCGAGCCGATGACGCACCCGGACATCTACGAGCTGATCCGCTACGCGCGGCGCGACAAGCGGTTCTTCCGCACCCAGATGATCAGCAACGCCTACCTGCTGAGCGCCGACCGGGTGCGCGCGCTCAACGACGCCGGGCTGCAGGAGATGCAGATCAGCATCGACGGCGTCGAGCCCAACGACGTCACGATCAAGGTGCTCAAGCCGCTGCGCAACAAGCTCGAGGCCGTCGCGCGGGAAGCCAAGTTTCGCGTCGTGCTCAACTCGGTCGTCGGCAGCGCGCCGCCGGACGAGGTCCTCGCGGTGATCGACCTCGCGCGCGAGCTCGGCTTCGTGCCGCGCGTGAGCTTCATCCACGACGACGACGGCCAGCTGTGCCTCGAGGGCGGCTGGGAGCTGATCGCCGAGATCAAGCGCCGGCTCGGGCGCCGGTTCTTCAACGGCGGCGACTACCGCCAACGCCTGCTGGACCGCGGCACCGCGCCGTTCAAGTGCCGCGCCGGCAGCCGCTACCTGTACGTCGACGAGTTCGGCACCGTCAGGTGGTGCTCGCAGACGCGCGACGGCTGGGGCGTTCCGCTCGCCGACTACACCCGCGAGCACCTGCGCGAACAGTTTCACACGCCCAAGGACTGCAACGCGCAGTGCACCCTCGGCTGCGTGCGCCACTGCAGCCGCTACGACCAGTGGCGACCGCAGGCGCGCGCGCGCGCCGCAGCGGCGCCGGCGCGCTGACCGCCCGACGCGCGCGGGCGGCGCTCACGGCTCGCGGGTGCCCGCGCGACCGTAGCGGTCCTCGAGCCGGACGACGTCGTCGAGTTCGGGCGTCGACACCTCGACCACGTCGCTGTCCTCGAGCGCGACCATGCGGTGGCGCAACCCGGGCGGAATGCGAAACGGGCGCCGCGGCCCGAGGTCGACCGTTTGCGGCGCGTCGCCGTCGGCGAAGTACTCGAAGCGCAGGCGGCCGGACAGCACCATGATCGTCTCGTCCTTGCGCTCGTGATACTGCAGCGACAGCGCCTCGCCGGCCCGGATGTGAAGAATCTTGCCGACGTAGCGGTCCGTGTGCGCCCAGATGAGTTCGTGCCCCCACGGCTTGGCCACGGTCGTCGCGTCGCTCATCCCGTCAGCCTACACCAGGCCGCTGGCGGCCATCAGTAGGGATGGTGGTGACCGTTGGGACCGGCCAGGTGCGGGTGCGGGTGCGGGTGGTGGTGGTGGCCGCCGGGCGGGTGCGGATGCGGATGGGGGTGCTCGTGCCGGGCGTGCGCCTTGACTTTGCCACCGCGCTTGCGCGCGGACCGGCGCGCCTTGGCCCGCTTGGACGCGGTCACCCGCGGCTTGGCCGGCCCCGGCGGCTCGGTGCCGCCACACCCGCCGGCGCCGAGCGCGACGGCGATCGCGAGAGCGAGCCAGCGCATCACGACTTGCCCTCTCGCATCTTGCGCTTGAGCGCTTCGAGTTCGTCCTCCACCGATCGCCTGCGCTGGCGCTTCATCTGCGCCAGCAGGTCCTCGACCGACGGGCCGGCCGCACGCGGCGGGTGTGGCCCGGCCGCCGCGCTCGCGGTGTGTGCCGCGCGTACGGCGGCCTCCTCGAGCGCCCGCGCCTCGCGCTCGAGCCGTTCGAGATCCCGCAGCGCCTCGTGCATCTGGGCGCGCTCCGCGTCGGCGCGCTTGGCGGCCGCGCGCGCCTCGGACACCTGGCCGCGCGCCTCCGCGCGCCGGTGCTTGTCGGCCCACTGCTCGGCCCGCTCGCGCGCCTCCCACACCCGCCGCCGGGCGCGGTCGATCCGCGTGTCCAGTTCGGCACGCCTGCGCGCGATGTCGCCGAGATCCGCGCCGGCCGGCTCGTCCGCCGTCGCCAGATCGCCGGTGAGGTCCTCCAGGCCGCCCGCGGCCGCGGTCTCGCGCGCCGCGGCCGCCTCGCGAGCGGCGGCGGCAAACCCGGCCGCGGCCGCCGCCTCGCGGGCCGCTCGCGCTGCGGCCTCGGCGGCCTCGCGCGATTCGTCGAGCACCGCCTCGCGCTCGTACGCGAGCACGCGCGCGACGTCGGCCGCGATCGCGGCGCCGCTGCGCCCCTCGTATGCGCGAATGTTGCCGGTGGAACGGACGGCGCGCTCGATCGCCGACGCCAACAGCAGCGGCGTCGTCGCGGTCGCTCCCAGCCCGCGCTCCTCGACCGCGTCGGCGAGCCGCACCTGGTCGTCCCCTTCGGGCGACAGCGACACGAACCGCGCGCCGACCAGCAGGGCGTGAGCGAGCGAGCGCAGCGACGGCCGGGCGATCACGACGTCGGCGGCGCGCCACAGCAGCGGTGCGTCGTCGGTGATGCCGAACAGCTTCGCGCGCATCCCCAGCGTCGGCACGTGGCGACGCAGCGCGCTGGCCGCGTCGGTGTCGGAGCCGGCATCGAACAGGGTCGTCACGTCGCGGCCGAGCAGCGCGAGCTGCAGCGCGATCTGATGCGTCGCGTCGTAGCCGAACCCGCCGACCTCGGCGACCAGCACCCGCGGCGTCGCGAGCTTGAACCGCTTGCGCACGTCGGCGCGGGGCGCGCCGCTGGCCTCGGCGAACCGCCGGGAGCCGATCGGCCCGATCGCGAGCGCGCGGGCGCCGTCGATACCGAGATCCGCGAGGGCGACCGCCGCGCTGTCGTCCATCGTCAGATAGCGGTCGCACGCCGTGTCGCCCCACGCCTCGCGCGGAGCCAGCTCCGGCATCACACCGACGACCGGCGCGAACGCCCGGCCCTGATCGCGCGCGTCGCACAGCGCGCGCGCGGACGCCGGATCGAACGCGAACGCGACCTCCGGCGGGTCCGCCAGCAGCGCCCGCAGGATGCGGCGGCGAGCGACGCGCGTCCCCGCGCGCCCGACGTCGACCAGCGACAGCTCGATGCCGGCGGCGTCCATCGCGCGGCACACCGGTTCGACCGCCTCGGGCGGCGCCGCATCGCTCGCCGCGACCAGCACGCGGATCGGCGCCGTCACCGCAGCGCCTCCGGGTTGAGCAGGTGCGCCGGCCGCCGCCCGGACAGCACGTCGCGGACGGCGCCGGCGCACAGCCGCGCCATCTCGGCGCGCGCCGCGGTGGTCGCCGAGCCGGCGTGCGGCGCCAACACCACCTTCGGCGACGCGACCAGCCCGGGGTGGACGTCCGGCTCGCGCTCGAACACGTCGAGCGCCGCGCCGGCGATGTCGCCGGCTTCGAGCGCGTCGACGAGCGCCGCCTCGTCGACGCACGCGCCCCGCGCCGTGTTGACCAACAGCGCGGTCGACTTCATCGCGGCGAGCGCGCGGCGGTCGATGAGGTGGCGGGTCGCGTCGGTGAGCGGACAGTGCAGCGATACGACGTCGGCCTCCGCCAGCAGCTCGTCGAGCGACACGCGGCGCGCGGCGAGCGCGGCCGCGTCCGCGCCGGCGGGCCGCGGCGACGCGTACAGGATCGCCATGTCGAACCCGCGGGCGCGCCGCGCCACCGCGCGGCCGATGCGGCCGAAGCCGACGATCCCGAGCGTCCGCCCGGCGATCGGTGCGCCGAGCAGTTGCCCCGGCTCCCAGCCGGCCCACGTGCCGGACCGGACCAGCGCGTCCCCCTCGACCACGCGGCGCGCCACCGCCAGGAGCAGAGCCCAGGTGAAGTCGGCCGTAGCGTCGGTGAGCACGTCCGGCGTATGGGTGACGGCCACGCCGCGCGCCGTAGCGGCCGCGACGTCCACGTTGTCGTAGCCGACGGCGCAGTTCGCGACCACGCGCAGGCGCGGCGCGGCAGCCAGCAGCTCCTCGTCGACCCGGTCGACCAGCAGCGAAATCAGCGCGTCGGCGTCGCGCACGGCCGCGAGCAACTCGGCGCGGGACATCCGGCCGGCGGCCGGAGCGCGCACCTCCGCGACGCCGCGGAGCGCCGCGGCGACGTCGAACGGCAGGGCGGCCGAGCACACTGCGACGGGCACGCCCCCACCCTACCAGGTCCGGCGCCGGCCGTGCAGCGCCCGGTGGGGCTCGAACGCGGAAGCGCAGGCGCCCGCGCGCGGAGCGCGGCCCCGCCGCCGTCCGGCCCGCCGGGCACCTGGCCGGCCAGACGATTGACAAGCTCGCGCCGTGCGACTAGCGTGCCGCGCCGCAGGTAGGATTTCGGGGTCGGGAATGCACTGTCGCGCATGTGAGGAACCAAATCGGCCGGGCGCCACGCTGTGCAAGCGGTGCTCCGCACCGTTGGAACCGTCCTGTTACGGCTGCGGGGCGCCGGTCGGCGCCGAGGGCCAACTGTGCGGCGCGTGCCGCACGGAACGGGTGCCGCCGCCGGTCGATGCGGACGAGCTGTTTCCGGAAACCCCCGACGAGGCGACCGCGATCACCGCGATGCCGTACGAGTTGCGGCCGCGATTCACCGGCCGCACCGCGGTGCTCGACCGGCTCACCCAACTGTTCACCCGCGCGCGTACCGACCGCGAAGCGGGCTTCGCGGTGATCGTCGGCGAACCCGGCTCCGGCAAGAGCCGGCTGCTCAAGGAAGCCGCGCGGGCGTTCCGGTCGATCGACCCGACCGCGTGCGTGCTCACCGGCGCCGGCGACGGGCGCGGCGTCGCGTACGCCGCGTTCGCGCGGTTGTTGGCGGCGCGCTTCGGTATCGGCGCCGCCGACTCGGTGCAGACGCAACAGGAAAAGATCATCGAGGGCGTCGCCGACGTGCTGCCCGCCCAGCGGGTTACCGAGGTGGCGCATCTGGTGGCGCACCTGATGCGGGTGCCGTTCCCCGGCAGCCCGGTGATCGCGCCGCTGGTGGAGTCGCCGCAGCAGCTCGAGGCGCGCACGTTCATCGCGGTTCGCCGACTGCTGGCCGCGGATGCCGACCGCGCACCGCTCGTGCTGTGTTTCGAGAACCTCGAGCTGTGCGGCCCGGAGACGATCAACCTGCTGCACTACTTGGCGGCCGGACTGGCCAACAGCCCGATCGTGTTGATCGGTACCGGCCGGCAGCTGCTGTTCGAGCGCCATCCGTCCTTTGGCGAGGGCGACGTGACGGTCACCCGCCTCGACTTGGGGCCGCTGGACGAGGACGAGGCGGAGGCGCTGATGCGCGAGCTGTGCCGCCCGCTCGACCAGGTACCGGACGCGCTCATCCACCACGCGCGACGGCTGCGCGCCACGCCGCGCGCCCTGT is a genomic window containing:
- a CDS encoding cupin domain-containing protein, which translates into the protein MSDATTVAKPWGHELIWAHTDRYVGKILHIRAGEALSLQYHERKDETIMVLSGRLRFEYFADGDAPQTVDLGPRRPFRIPPGLRHRMVALEDSDVVEVSTPELDDVVRLEDRYGRAGTREP
- a CDS encoding radical SAM protein, coding for MSAVDQLRRPAPRRRLDQQPRVQQDRRIDQHDLAGIGDCGGQRRLAGHPHAEPGPVGERRRDPVAHRGRRDDARHPEAGAHQRLDRAVDRRASAVAQDGGGIGRDNERRSICGHGGAVYPDREPRAQRRRPVPQVAVAPRRVTRRTRRFTGLRPRATRRRTVLDRALYAPFLAQIVVTRYCNLDCGYCSEYDKVSQPIPVAELKRRIDKLRELGTFAIEFTGGEPMTHPDIYELIRYARRDKRFFRTQMISNAYLLSADRVRALNDAGLQEMQISIDGVEPNDVTIKVLKPLRNKLEAVAREAKFRVVLNSVVGSAPPDEVLAVIDLARELGFVPRVSFIHDDDGQLCLEGGWELIAEIKRRLGRRFFNGGDYRQRLLDRGTAPFKCRAGSRYLYVDEFGTVRWCSQTRDGWGVPLADYTREHLREQFHTPKDCNAQCTLGCVRHCSRYDQWRPQARARAAAAPAR
- a CDS encoding D-glycerate dehydrogenase yields the protein MSRAELLAAVRDADALISLLVDRVDEELLAAAPRLRVVANCAVGYDNVDVAAATARGVAVTHTPDVLTDATADFTWALLLAVARRVVEGDALVRSGTWAGWEPGQLLGAPIAGRTLGIVGFGRIGRAVARRARGFDMAILYASPRPAGADAAALAARRVSLDELLAEADVVSLHCPLTDATRHLIDRRALAAMKSTALLVNTARGACVDEAALVDALEAGDIAGAALDVFEREPDVHPGLVASPKVVLAPHAGSATTAARAEMARLCAGAVRDVLSGRRPAHLLNPEALR